In the Actinomycetota bacterium genome, one interval contains:
- a CDS encoding winged helix DNA-binding domain-containing protein, which produces MPRLDDAQRRARLSIRHHLHRPAANCVEVAASVVGLHSSDPVTVFLGTRARAPHVTPDEIEHALYEQRSLARILGMRRTMFVVPTETAPVVQAGAARGLVAAQRTRTVRMLEEAGLTRRGDRFLDRCSQDVLDALREMGPSTALALSKRVPDLALQMEVHRDGRPQGRTGVSTRVLFLLAVEGRIVRARPKGGWTSTQYRWALAEEWLGTDLHSWETAPAQAELARLWLRAFGPGSREDMRWWTGWTVRETTRALDAVGAIEVALNAGSGYVLPDDLDPVEPPPPRVAFLPALDPTVMGWKGRDWYLSHREALFDRNGNAGPTIWWDGRVVGGWAQRADGQVVWRLLEDVGRSAHRAVAEEASALRDWLGDVRFVPRFRTPLERELSSG; this is translated from the coding sequence ATGCCCAGGTTGGACGACGCCCAGCGGCGAGCCAGGCTGTCCATCCGCCATCACCTGCATCGTCCGGCCGCGAACTGCGTGGAGGTGGCGGCGTCCGTGGTCGGCCTGCACTCCTCCGACCCGGTCACGGTCTTCCTGGGCACCCGGGCCCGCGCCCCGCACGTGACCCCGGACGAGATCGAGCACGCGCTGTACGAGCAGAGGTCCCTGGCCCGGATCCTGGGCATGCGCAGGACCATGTTCGTCGTCCCGACCGAGACCGCCCCGGTCGTGCAGGCGGGCGCCGCGCGCGGTCTGGTCGCCGCCCAGCGCACGAGGACGGTCCGGATGCTGGAGGAAGCCGGGCTGACGCGCCGGGGAGACCGGTTCCTGGACCGGTGCTCGCAGGACGTCCTGGACGCCCTTCGCGAGATGGGGCCTTCCACGGCCCTGGCGCTGTCGAAGCGCGTACCCGACCTCGCTCTGCAGATGGAGGTGCACCGCGACGGTCGGCCGCAGGGCAGGACCGGCGTCTCGACCCGTGTGCTGTTCCTGCTAGCCGTGGAGGGACGGATCGTCCGGGCCCGGCCCAAGGGAGGGTGGACCTCCACGCAGTACCGCTGGGCGCTCGCAGAGGAGTGGCTGGGCACCGACCTGCACTCGTGGGAGACCGCACCCGCTCAGGCCGAGCTGGCGAGGCTGTGGCTGCGCGCGTTCGGACCCGGCTCCCGTGAGGACATGAGGTGGTGGACGGGCTGGACCGTCCGGGAGACGACGCGCGCCCTGGACGCCGTGGGAGCCATCGAGGTCGCGCTCAACGCAGGGAGCGGGTACGTGCTCCCCGACGACCTCGACCCGGTCGAACCCCCGCCGCCCCGCGTCGCCTTCCTACCCGCCCTCGATCCGACGGTCATGGGCTGGAAGGGCCGCGACTGGTACCTCTCCCACCGTGAGGCCCTGTTCGACCGCAACGGGAACGCGGGCCCGACCATCTGGTGGGACGGCCGGGTGGTCGGCGGGTGGGCGCAGCGAGCCGACGGACAGGTCGTCTGGCGCCTCCTGGAGGACGTCGGCCGCAGCGCCCACCGCGCGGTGGCCGAGGAGGCGTCCGCCCTCCGCGACTGGCTGGGGGACGTCCGGTTCGTGCCCAGGTTCCGGACCCCCCTAGAACGCGAGCTGTCGAGCGGGTGA
- a CDS encoding GNAT family N-acetyltransferase → MKLATSDPEIARCYPVVVQLRPHLSEDAFVPTVRRQQLGGYELAFVEDEGEVAAVAGFRVLDNLFAGRMLYVDDLVTDERRRSKGFGKALFDDLVEHACANGCLTLELDSGVQRFDAHRFYLSNRMAITSHHFRLKL, encoded by the coding sequence GTGAAGCTCGCCACGTCCGATCCCGAGATCGCGCGCTGCTACCCGGTGGTGGTGCAGCTCCGTCCCCACTTGAGCGAGGATGCGTTCGTCCCCACCGTACGGCGCCAACAGCTGGGCGGGTACGAGCTGGCGTTCGTCGAGGACGAGGGCGAGGTGGCCGCGGTGGCGGGTTTCCGGGTCCTCGACAACCTGTTCGCCGGCCGGATGCTGTACGTCGACGACCTCGTCACCGACGAGCGGCGACGGTCGAAGGGATTCGGCAAGGCGCTCTTCGACGACCTCGTCGAGCACGCGTGCGCGAACGGATGCCTGACGCTCGAGCTCGACTCCGGCGTGCAACGGTTCGACGCCCACCGTTTCTACCTGTCCAACCGGATGGCGATCACCTCCCATCACTTCCGGTTGAAGCTGTGA
- a CDS encoding DUF488 family protein — protein MSVRVVRLGSPREPGEGVRLGTVRRPPRGVRKEDFARLDYFDLWLPELAPSEPLRAWIMSEPITPKRWQGYARRYRREMSSGTPRRTIELLAVLSHTSDFSVGCYCEDASHCHRSLLAAELREAGASIAEEA, from the coding sequence GTGAGCGTCCGGGTCGTCCGACTCGGCTCCCCGAGGGAGCCCGGCGAGGGCGTGAGGCTCGGCACCGTCCGGCGTCCGCCCCGCGGGGTGCGCAAGGAGGACTTCGCCCGGCTCGACTACTTCGACCTCTGGCTCCCGGAGCTCGCTCCGAGCGAGCCGCTGCGGGCGTGGATCATGTCCGAGCCGATCACCCCGAAGCGGTGGCAGGGCTACGCGCGTCGCTACCGGCGGGAGATGTCGTCCGGCACGCCGCGGCGCACCATCGAGCTGCTGGCCGTGCTGTCACACACGTCCGACTTCTCCGTGGGCTGCTACTGCGAGGACGCCTCCCACTGTCACCGGTCCCTGCTCGCCGCAGAGCTGAGGGAGGCGGGAGCCTCGATCGCTGAGGAGGCATGA
- a CDS encoding right-handed parallel beta-helix repeat-containing protein, with the protein MRLGTLTAGIVLSLVTTLPAASQVPAVTATSTVIEGGEHTFTEPLVVAPGATLTIRDAKVFLDAPRHCPTGGTVAFCRPHLFVMPGATLVAERVTFDTHRSVDIEDPSTGYMVYSYGGRLLISDSTILRANVVGGEAPGHARSVVRDSTFSHGIQAISFTRGMDALIEGNTIAAHRFGIDVRDSSAVIRANTVSVLGYGIDVQSTQVGDKALPTRALVEDNVVTGSLGGFFTLNGFSSTVRGNTFEGNKWGAILGVNGGDAIVARERIVFERNRLAGNENALRSYVSVSHGQSEPTDYIVPIRGNSIVGTTCRAVQVTSSTNPNVRLTLDARENWWGSPEGPLTNGDECPAVTGAALVEPWLQAPPE; encoded by the coding sequence ATGAGGCTGGGGACGCTCACTGCGGGGATCGTGCTCTCGCTCGTCACGACGCTCCCTGCCGCCTCCCAGGTCCCCGCCGTCACGGCTACGTCGACCGTGATCGAGGGAGGCGAGCACACCTTCACCGAGCCCCTGGTCGTCGCTCCGGGCGCGACGCTGACCATCCGCGACGCCAAGGTCTTCCTTGATGCCCCGCGGCACTGTCCGACGGGCGGCACCGTCGCCTTCTGCCGGCCCCACCTCTTCGTGATGCCGGGAGCCACGCTCGTCGCCGAGCGCGTCACCTTCGACACGCACCGGTCCGTGGACATCGAGGACCCGTCGACGGGGTACATGGTCTACAGCTACGGCGGCCGGCTCCTGATCTCCGACAGCACGATCCTGCGGGCGAACGTGGTCGGCGGCGAGGCCCCCGGACATGCGAGGTCCGTCGTGAGGGACTCCACCTTCTCGCACGGGATACAGGCGATCAGCTTCACCCGCGGCATGGACGCGCTGATCGAGGGCAACACGATCGCGGCGCACAGGTTCGGGATCGATGTCCGCGACTCCAGCGCGGTCATCCGTGCGAACACCGTCAGCGTGCTCGGCTACGGGATCGACGTTCAGTCGACGCAGGTGGGCGACAAGGCGCTCCCCACCCGAGCGCTGGTCGAGGACAACGTCGTCACCGGTTCGTTGGGAGGGTTCTTCACGCTGAACGGGTTCTCGAGCACGGTGAGGGGGAACACGTTCGAAGGCAACAAGTGGGGGGCGATCCTGGGGGTCAACGGCGGGGACGCGATCGTCGCCCGGGAGCGGATCGTGTTCGAGCGCAACCGCCTGGCCGGCAACGAGAACGCGTTGCGGTCCTACGTGTCGGTGTCGCACGGACAGAGCGAGCCGACCGACTACATCGTGCCGATCCGGGGGAACTCGATCGTCGGCACTACGTGCAGGGCGGTCCAGGTCACCAGCTCGACGAACCCCAACGTCCGGCTGACGCTCGACGCCCGGGAGAACTGGTGGGGCTCCCCGGAGGGCCCGCTGACCAACGGCGACGAGTGTCCGGCCGTCACCGGAGCCGCGCTGGTGGAGCCGTGGCTGCAAGCACCGCCGGAGTAG
- a CDS encoding DUF1579 family protein, with protein sequence MSDLIACAGSWTGTYLLRLNPDDPGVTSETTVHVAPVLKERFVRLDQTWVWEGQQQEGTILVAHDPQASTVEMHWADTWHNGHAIMVLRGGPDLDATGSYPAPSGPDWGWRIRIGATPDRLSIEMWNITPDGLQVPAVDADLSPS encoded by the coding sequence ATGAGCGACCTTATCGCGTGCGCCGGCAGCTGGACAGGCACCTACCTGCTCCGCTTGAACCCCGACGACCCCGGCGTCACCTCCGAGACGACGGTGCACGTGGCTCCCGTGCTGAAGGAGCGGTTCGTGCGGCTCGACCAGACATGGGTCTGGGAGGGGCAACAGCAGGAAGGCACGATCCTCGTGGCCCACGACCCGCAGGCGTCAACGGTCGAGATGCACTGGGCGGACACCTGGCACAACGGACACGCGATCATGGTGCTCCGCGGGGGTCCGGACCTCGACGCCACCGGTTCCTACCCCGCCCCATCCGGCCCGGACTGGGGGTGGCGCATCCGGATCGGCGCCACCCCGGACCGCCTTTCCATCGAGATGTGGAACATCACTCCCGATGGACTCCAGGTCCCCGCCGTGGACGCCGATCTCTCGCCTTCGTGA